Sequence from the Primulina huaijiensis isolate GDHJ02 chromosome 16, ASM1229523v2, whole genome shotgun sequence genome:
TGTATTGCTTATGTTATTAACCTAATACTTATTATTCAATTGAAATAATGTATCAAAAtttaatgttatatatatatatatatatatatagaagaaATGATAATGGTTGGGGAACATCCAGCACCTACCCTTCGAGCATTCCCAATTTATTAATTAGACGCTCGGCCCCCATCACGTCTATTAAAGTGAGTGATTACAAGAGACAAGAGAGCGGccacatttaattttttttatcccaaAAGTACCAATCTACATTAATTAATAGCATTTAAACAAGACAAAGTTCAAATTATTGTAAATTACCATAATGGTCAAAATGATCCGGTAAATTTgctcatttttatttattttttcatcttgTAAGTATTAAATTTTTGGTTTTGGTCTTGTAAATTAAGTTATGTTTTggtttttattcttatttttttttattgagtaTCGACGTGACGTCAAACACGTTAACATCATTATATTTCGACGTCATGTCAGCACTCCATGAAAAAACGACTAAAAACCAAAACATAACATATCTTACAatatcaaaactcaaaattgaaTCCTTATACGACCAAAACAGAAAATGAGCAAATTTGTAGAAGTAATTTGGCTATTTTCCcagtaaattaattattaattattcaaatatcactaaatcatatattgttccataaaaaatatacataactaaatacaaaatatcaatCAACTTTCGTACTGTTTTTGTTCTATGAAGTTGAATATCCAAACTCCATAGTTTACTGCTACCTAACCGGATTCCATGTTAGTACGTCTCCACGACTTTCATTTGAAAGCAACAAAGTCTGAAGATTGTAGAAGACGAGGACTTGGACAATAGTCATGTTGAAGATATTCCTCAAAAATCGAACTTTAATGCCAACTTGAATAGAGTACCATCTCCCTATCAGACAAAAAGTGATGCCGCATTAATTGCATTAATGATGTTTGGACAGAAACAATTGCTATTAGTTGTAAAAATACAAAATGCCAATATCACAACCACCGAACGAAGTGGCATGGACCTCTCTCCTTTGAGAGAGGCGTAATAATACACTCGTAAAAGGCAATTCAGTAACATTAACTGTTGTTCTTGCTTAATTTTCGGGTATGAAACATGCTAATACAATGTATTTCCTTTTAAGGTAGGATAATACAAACCAAAACACAGAAATACAAACATAATTCACAACTAAAATCCCCAAAAACACAAGTAGATATGATTTACATAAACCGATTTATGGATCAAGATAGATGATTTCTGCATGGGCAGAAGCTCGTCGTAACCGGAGTAACTCCTTTAGTAAATTCCACCCGACATCGATTGAGGCAGGCTTGACAGTCATCCTTTCAAGAACAGGCGAATTTGCCAGTAAAAAGTTGATGAAACTCAGTTCTTGTTTGATCCCAGATATCCCAACAATCTTAATAAACTTCAGTTGATTAACTGTAAAGCTTTCAAAGTTCTCCGGCATATTAGAAATGGTTCTTACATTCGCCTGTAGCTCCTCTGCACGAGCCTGTATAAGGGAGATAATTGAGGTTCAACAGAAAGTATAATAAGGAAAGGGAGATCGTAAAATACGAATTTCAAGAAAAACAAGATATGTTTAATACATGGTTGAATGAGATACAGTAAAATTaacaagattaaaaaaaactaaccaACATCTCAAGCTCCAGAAGATGAGGAGAACTTCTTAGAAGGCAAAGTGCTGCCAGATTCTCTTCCATGTCGTTGAAATTGATTCGTATTGAAAGAAAACTAAGATCAGCACAAGGTTTCGGAAGCTTTGCTGGTATGGTTCCGGCAGCCAAATACTGGTGAGAAAAGTCAGAAAGAAGGAGATAGTTGACtagaaagttgagagaaaaacaaaaGTAATTGATTGACAACTGAACGCCTGGCTAACTATAACAAGGAGGAATGTAATAAAACGTTATAAATTAAGCTGGATAGCAAGTTACATGACAATTCCAATATAAGACCAAATAACGCTGCTATCtaatcaatataatttttcaattaaagCACTCATGGAATTTTCAAGTCTTGGAATTTAAGTTATGACGATAACTGATGGCACCTTCAAGAAATAGCTCTGAACTTCAAGCCTTTGAATATGTGGTAGACAAGCAAAAAACTTGATCAAATTGCCGGTGCTGCCAAAAGCTAGGTTTCGGTCACTCTCAGCGTTAACATACAGTCCAATAGAGACAATAGCCAAACGGAATGTGTCTTGGAAACTAACATCTTCAAAAATGCCTCCGATGTCAAAGAAAAGAAGATTTGGAGCATGTATATTAAGAAGGGCAAAACCATCAAAGTTCATCAAAGTCAGCCGCTCAAGTAAAGGGCAGCTGGATATCATGTACTCAAATGCACTTTGCTCCATGGTAATGTGCTGAAGATCGAGGCTTTTCAAGCTTTTAAAACCAACAAATGAAGATGGAGGCATTAAAAGGCAGTTAAAAAGTTCCAAATGGACCAACTTTTGGCAAGAGTATACGGAAGAAGGGAGCTTGTAACGATTGCCTTTCCATATCTCAAGTATAAATTCCTTGACAGAGCCTCGAGACAGGAAAAGAATCCACTTATCAATATCACTTACACCTTGAAGATCTCGATGAGAAAGTTTAAATTTATGAATAGGGCCATTGTGAAGCAATAGGACGTGGTCTACAATACTCACAAGCTTGTTTTTAATGAGGGTTTGATCTTGGGTAGAGACTAAAACTGATTGATTATCAAATACAAGACATGGAAGTGTAACCCATTTGTATCTCCATTTCGTTGACAAAACACTTGTTCGCACAGCATCCCTTAGGGATAAATATGACAAAATTTTGTCTATAATATGCCCTGGTAAGTGGCCAATTTTTTCCACATTTGTTTTCACATTGCTGGGTACATCCGGTGGTTCTCTTTGCTTCTGTAAATCAGAACATTTGCAAACCAAATCAGAATGCCAAAACAGAAAATTTAGGCCATGCATGTTAAGGACTACTGAAAAAGTGGCAAGAAATAAAGATCAAGATAGACAAGTCTGCAGGGTTACAGAAAGATAAAACTATAAGCGTAATAAATGGGGAAaaacaataatcaaaatataatgTCCAACTAATAAATCCTCAAAATATCCAGCTTAATATCTAAAGCTAACTATTTCAGAAATTTGCGATGGGGTAATTTGTAGACTAAAGCCTACAGAGTACAGATATAGAGAGTCTATAAAAACAACATATTTTCTCACAATAGTTCCATTTGCACAAACTTTTGGTTAGTTAACGGTTTATCTTCTTTTGAAAACTAGAAGATTAATTGCAACATGGACGGGAATAAAATTATCCTCACACTTTACAGATGATAAAAACTAAGAACGGAAACCATTTGCCAGTTCAAATATTGCCTGGTTTGGATAATGCTTTTGAAGATAACTAAGCAGCTCATGCCATTTAGTCACTCTGCCATTGCATTGAAATGTTTAGAAACAAAACAACACTTCAGCACAAAGAAACAAATATATACCTGCACAGAGATTCAAGCATCTAGGCATAAGCGCAGCACACACAAgtcaattatttttaaacaataaacaaATCTAAAAAGATAGAACAGTGAGATCTGGAAAATTAAATTACCATATTGCTCATGGCGGGAAACAAAAATGTTCAGCAAAGCAGACTTCAGAGTTCAAAGTATGTTGTAGTTCCATCGAGACTTATTCCCATAGAAAAGCATGAAGAAAACAACAGACTGCCAGGCTGCCACCTTACAGCAAGACACAAATCTCTACCTGCTCAAACATAAATAAAGTGAATATAAAGATCATTCCACGTTTTTCTAAGTTAAGTATTCATAAAAGGTTGTAAAATCAGTTTCAGTTTACTAAGATAATGTGTCTTTACAGGTTCTGTACCCTTCACAACTACTACTAAATAAACCGGCACACATACAAAATTTCATTTCTTGCTTTAACATAAAGGTACTTCTTTAGACTcgaaataaacaaaatattttctaatttgaAGTTTAATGTGATCTCACATAACACAAAATATCTGtaaaatttgagataaaaagGGAGGAGGACAAAGCACCTCAAA
This genomic interval carries:
- the LOC140961177 gene encoding F-box/FBD/LRR-repeat protein At1g13570-like; protein product: MSNMKQREPPDVPSNVKTNVEKIGHLPGHIIDKILSYLSLRDAVRTSVLSTKWRYKWVTLPCLVFDNQSVLVSTQDQTLIKNKLVSIVDHVLLLHNGPIHKFKLSHRDLQGVSDIDKWILFLSRGSVKEFILEIWKGNRYKLPSSVYSCQKLVHLELFNCLLMPPSSFVGFKSLKSLDLQHITMEQSAFEYMISSCPLLERLTLMNFDGFALLNIHAPNLLFFDIGGIFEDVSFQDTFRLAIVSIGLYVNAESDRNLAFGSTGNLIKFFACLPHIQRLEVQSYFLKYLAAGTIPAKLPKPCADLSFLSIRINFNDMEENLAALCLLRSSPHLLELEMLARAEELQANVRTISNMPENFESFTVNQLKFIKIVGISGIKQELSFINFLLANSPVLERMTVKPASIDVGWNLLKELLRLRRASAHAEIIYLDP